One Papaver somniferum cultivar HN1 chromosome 10, ASM357369v1, whole genome shotgun sequence genomic window carries:
- the LOC113317867 gene encoding proline-rich receptor-like protein kinase PERK1 has product MSTPSPTSPPSTNSTAPPPTTAPPPTATPVVPPPTTPIVPPPTTPVAPPPTTTPTVPPPTSTPTTPSTPSESPPAPTTPSTPTGTPPSSSPSPPSPPSPPSPSGTTPTPKTPGTRASPPPPAVGRSPPRTPSNTPNTPSPPDSGGGGISTSLVVGVAIGGVAVLVVLTLLFICCKKKKKRDQYPVDYYGGPPPPKEGYGGQPQQWSYNVPPPPPADHIANMPPKLNPPPGRQQSLSSMGSVHPPPPPPFISSGDSGSNYSEYESPHPPPPPMALGFSKSTFTYEELVRATDGFSDYNLLGQGGFGYVHKGILPNGKEVAVKHLKLGSGQGEREFQAEVEIISRVHHKHLVSLVGYCSTGSQRMLVYEFVPNSTMEFHLHGKGRPTMDWATRLRIALGSAKGLAYLHEDCHPKIIHRDIKAANILLDAKFESKVADFGLAKFSSDTNTHVSTRVMGTFGYLAPEYAASGKLSEKSDVFSFGVMLLELITGRRPVDASNSFTEDSLVDWARPILQRALEDDSDEAYDILVDQHLQSYNHNEMKRMVACAAAAVRHSARRRPQMSQIVRALEGDASVSDLNEGMKPGHRSTYSSHESSDYDTFQYNEDMKKFRKMALNSTEYTSTEYSAPPTSEYGLNPSGSSSEGQQTGEMSRRTTKKDSQGF; this is encoded by the exons ATGTCAACACCatcaccaacatcaccaccatcaacaaactcaacagcaccaccaccaacaacagcaCCACCGCCAACCGCAACACCAGTGGTTCCACCTCCGACAACACCGATTGTTCCTCCACCAACAACACCGGTTGCACCACCACCAACGACGACTCCTACTGTACCACCACCAACGTCAACTCCAACCACTCCATCTACGCCATCTGAATCTCCACCAGCACCTACAACTCCTTCAACTCCAACTGGAACGCCGCCTAGCTCTTCCCCTTCTCCGCCGTCTCCACCATCACCGCCGTCACCGTCTGGTACAACTCCGACTCCTAAAACTCCTGGGACAAGAGCTTCTCCTCCACCTCCGGCTGTTGGTAGATCTCCACCACGAACGCCGTCAAACACACCAAACACACCGTCTCCGCCAGATTCTGGAGGAGGAGGGATATCGACTAGTCTTGTTGTTGGAGTTGCGATTGGTGGTGTAGCTGTTCTGGTTGTTTTGACTTTGTTGTTTATTTGttgtaagaaaaagaagaaaagagatcaaTATCCTGTTGATTACTATGGAGGACCTCCTCCACCTAAag AAGGTTACGGTGGACAACCACAACAGTGGTCATACAATGTTCCTCCTCCGCCACCAGCTGATCATATTGCTAATATGCCACCAAAGCTGAATCCTCCACCAGGACGACAGCAGTCACTAAGCAGTATGGGTTCAGTACAtccgcctccaccaccaccatttatAAGCAGTGGAGATTCTGGTTCTAATTACTCGGAGTATGAAAGTCCACATCCACCACCGCCGCCAATGGCTTTGGGTTTTTCAAAGAGTACATTCACATACGAAGAGTTAGTTAGGGCCACAGATGGTTTCTCTGATTATAATCTTTTGGGTCAAGGGGGTTTTGGGTATGTACATAAAGGAATATTACCTAATGGGAAAGAAGTAGCAGTTAAACATCTTAAACTTGGAAGTGGGCAGGGAGAGCGTGAGTTTCAGGCTGAAGTTGAAATTATTAGCCGGGTACATCATAAGCATCTTGTTTCATTGGTTGGTTACTGCAGCACTGGGTCTCAAAGAATGCTTGTCTATGAGTTTGTTCCAAACAGCACCATGGAGTTCCATTTACATG GAAAGGGACGACCGACAATGGACTGGGCCACCAGACTTAGAATTGCTCTTGGCTCTGCAAAAGGACTTGCGTATCTACATGAAGATT GTCATCCTAAAATCATTCATCGTGACATTAAAGCAGCTAACATTCTTCTTGATGCCAAATTTGAATCCAAG GTTGCAGATTTTGGGCTTGCAAAGTTCTCTTCTGATACCAATACCCACGTTTCAACCAGGGTAATGGGAACATTCGG GTATCTAGCTCCAGAATATGCAGCAAGTGGTAAACTCTCAGAAAAGTCAGATGTCTTCTCTTTCGGGGTCATGCTTCTAGAATTGATTACTGGACGACGACCTGTGGATGCTAGCAACTCTTTCACAGAGGATAGCTTGGTAGATTGG GCAAGGCCCATCCTTCAACGAGCTTTGGAGGATGACAGCGACGAAGCTTATGATATTCTCGTGGATCAGCATCTGCAAAGTTACAACCACAACGAGATGAAGCGCATGGTGGCCTGTGCTGCTGCAGCTGTGCGCCATTCTGCTCGACGTCGGCCTCAAATGAGCCAG ATAGTTCGAGCTTTGGAAGGAGATGCGTCTGTCTCTGATCTGAACGAAGGCATGAAACCTGGGCATAGATCGACCTATAGTTCCCATGAAAGCTCCGACTACGACACCTTCCAGTACAATGAAGACATGAAGAAATTTAGGAAAATGGCACTAAACAGCACAGAGTATACTAGCACAGAGTATAGTGCTCCACCCACAAGTGAGTATGGTCTCAACCCATCTGGATCAAGTAGCGAAGGCCAGCAAACTGGAGAAATGTCAAGGCGGACAACGAAAAAAGACAGTCAAGGATTTTAA
- the LOC113317068 gene encoding ras-related protein Rab7 has product MASRRRVLLKVIILGDSGVGKTSLMNQYVNRKFSNQYKATIGADFLTKEVEFEDRLFTLQIWDTAGQERFQSLGVAFYRGADCCVLVYDVNVAKSFENLNNWREEFLIQASPSDPENFPFVVLGNKIDVDGGNSRVVSEKKAKAWCASKGIPYFETSAKEGFNVEAAFQCIAKNALKNEPEEEMYLPDTIDVGGGGRQQRSTGCEC; this is encoded by the exons ATGGCATCGCGTAGAAGAGTTCTCTTGAAAGTCATAATCCTCGGTGATAGCGG GGTCGGGAAGACATCTTTGATGAATCA ATATGTGAATCGGAAATTTAGTAATCAGTATAAAGCTACTATTGGAGCAGATTTCTTGACCAAAGAAGTCGAGTTTGAAGATAGGTTGTTCACATTGCAG ATATGGGATACGGCAGGGCAGGAAAGGTTCCAAAGCCTTGGGGTGGCTTTTTACCGTGGTGCGGACTGCTGTGTTCTGGTATATGACGTGAATGTTGCTAAGTCATTTGAGAACCTCAACAATTGGCGTGAGGAATTTCTGATTCAG GCTAGTCCATCGGACCCTGAAAACTTTCCGTTTGTGGTGCTGGGGAACAAGATAGATGTTGATGGTGGCAACAGCCGAGTG GTCTCTGAGAAGAAAGCAAAGGCATGGTGTGCCTCTAAAGGAATACCCTACTTTGAAACTTCTGCCAAAGAAGGTTTCAATGTGGAAGCAGCCTTTCAGTGTATAGCAAAAAATGCTCTCAAGAATGAACCCGAGGAAGAAAT GTACCTTCCTGACACCATTGATGTTGGCGGTGGAGGACGACAACAGAGATCTACAGGCTGCGAATGCTAA
- the LOC113315932 gene encoding chloroplastic import inner membrane translocase subunit HP30-2-like, whose product MEEARVHAALQATCASITCAMKRIRGKEDVQTRMAAGFGAGAMFRLMTRMGGPYLAADAVILGVVCALVAGTMHQLDQTHSQPAVEYTRTRCMLSNLGLQSYEKNFEKGLLTDITMPLLTESVLKDVGVPPGPRLLILDNIARDPELQKTRQGRAVKKCDNALLGLMGEVLD is encoded by the exons ATGGAAGAAGCTCGTGTTCATGCTGCTCTACAGGCTACCTGTGCCAGTATAACTTGTGCTATGAAAAGAATTAGAGGGAAAGAGGATGTACAGACTCGTATGGCGGCAGGTTTTGGTGCTGGAGCTATGTTTAGATTGATGACGCGGATGGGCGGTCCTTACCTGGCAGCCGATGCAGTCATACTAGGTGTCGTCTGTGCACTTGTTGCAGGTACTATGCATCAGCTAGATCAAACACACTCTCAACCGGCAGTGGAGTATACCAGAACTAGATGCATGCTGTCGAACCTTGGACTTCAGAGTTACGAGAAGAACTTTGAGAAAGGCTTGTTAACAGACATTACTATGCCTTTGCTTACAGAAAGTGTTCTCAAAGACGTAGGAGTCCCTCCTGGACCAAGGCTTCTAATACTTGACAACATTGCAAGGGATCCTGAACTGCAAAAAACGCGGCAAGGACGTGCGGTGAAAAAATGCG ACAATGCATTACTTGGTCTTATGGGCGAGGTGCTCGATTAG